A stretch of DNA from Mycolicibacterium celeriflavum:
CACCACGAGCCGGCCTTCGCTGTCGCGCTCGAGGCGGTCGACCCGACCTCGAACCCGCACGTCGGGCGCGCCGTCATCGCAGTCGACGACCACGCCGTCGACTGCGACCTCGCTGCCCACCTCGGTGAGCTCGTCGCGGGTCTGCGCGCGCCACTGCGCGAACGTCGCCAACATCGCGCGGTGGCGGCCGAGTTCGTTGTCGGCATACCAGCGGGAGTCGAACGGCAGGCGGGGCCAGAGCTTCTCGAGAACGTTGACCATCTGGCTTTCGGTGCGCCCGGGGTCGGCGACCAGGGCATGCACCAGCGACCCGACCGCCGAGCGCACGTCGCGACCGTCGGCGCCGCCGTGGCGTTCGAGCAGCCAGCGCAGCGGGCAGTCGGTGAGCATCTGCAACGTCGACGGGGAGAGCGTCACGGTATGGTCGTCGCCACTCCACAGCGGTTCTTCGCTGGACAACGGCGTCATGGTCTGCCACTGCGCAGGGTCGGCGCCCGGCACCCCGGCCGCCGCCAGCCGAGCCAACTGTGTTGCCGCACAGGCCCGCACGTCGTCGTCGGCCGCGCCGTCGGCGGCGCACACCACCCCCCGTAACCGCCCGACCAGCGCGGCAGGCGCCAACATCCGCGGCGCGGTGACCGGTGTGGTGATGTCGGGTACAGCGTCACCCGCCTGCTCGGCGAGTTCGTGGCAGAACGCCGAGGGGAGCATCGACTCGTCACCACTGTCGCTGTCGACCGCCGTCACCAGCAGGCGACCGCGGGCACGTCCCAGCGCGGCGATGAGCAACCGGCGCTCCTCCGCCAGCAACGGCGCCCTGGTCGACACTCCCCGGTCGCCTTCCGCGGTGACACCGTCGAGCACGTCGACGAGTTCCTGGGTGGCCAGCACGCCGCCGCGGGGAATCGTGTTGGGCCACAGCCCTTCCTGCATACCGGCGATGACGACGAACTCCCACTCACGGCCCAGCGCGGCGTGGGCGCTGAGCACCGCGACCGCCTCGACGTCGCCGCCGTGCTCACGGGCGGGCAGGCCGAGTCCCGCGACGTGGTCGATGAGCCCGCGCAGGGATGCCGCCGGGGTGCGGTTGACGTACTGCTCGGCGACGTCGAACAGGGCGGTGACGGCGTCAAGGTCCCGGTCGGCCTGCGCACCCGACGGGCCGCCGCGTTCGCTTGCGGCCAGCCAGCGCCGTTGCAGACCCGAGCGGTGCCAGGCCTGCCACAGCGTGTAGCGCGGGTCGTCCCCGTCGTCGGCGCTGCGGCGGGCCCCGACCAGCACCCTGCGCACGCGACTCAACGGACGGGCCAGGTTGTCGGGCAACCCGTCGACGCCGTGCTGCAACGCCTCGACGAGCAGGTCGCCGAAATCCCTTGGCGGCCGGGAACCATCGAACCGCCGCAACGCGCGGCGCAACTGGCGCAAGGACACCGGATCGACACGGCCGATCGGTCCGGTGATCAGCGCCGAGGCCCGCTCGACGTCCAAACCCTGCGCGGTCGCGGCGAGCACTGTGAGCAGCGCCTGCACCGCGGGCTGCTGACCCACCGGCGTCGACGACGGCATGTCGACGGGAACGCCCGCGGCCGCCAGCGTGCGGGCCACCGCGGCACCGAGGCGGGGCACGGACCGCACGATGACCGCCATCTGCGACCAGGGCACCCCGTCGACCAGGTGGGCGCGCCGCAGCGCGTCGGCGATCAGCGCCGCCTCGGCATGCGGCGAGGCGGCGATACGTACCGCGAGCGTGCCCGCCGGGCCGGGTGTTCCGGTCAGCACACGACCTTTGTCGGCACCCGGCAAGCGTCGCGCGACTCCGGTGATGGCGTCGGCGATCGCCGGTGCGCAGCGGCGGGATTCGGTCAGCACGATCGCCGCCTCGTCGCCACGCAGCAGCGCAGGATCTGCCCCGCGGTAGCCGAACACCGCCTGGTTGGGATCGCCCGCGAGCACGGTGAGTTCGGCCCCTTGGGCCAGCACGCGTACCAGCCGTGCGGCCTGCGGGTCCAGTTGCTGCGCGTCGTCGACGAGGAGCAGTTTGACGCGGGACCGCTCGCCGGCCAGCAGCTCGGCGTCGGTGCCGAACGCCTCCAGCGCCGCCCCCACCAGTTCTGCGGCGCCGAGCGCGGGGATGGTGGCTTGCGGCGCGGCCATTCCGACGGCCGAGCGCAAAAGCATGATCTGCTCGTAGGCCTGCGCGAACTGACCGGCCGCCAGCCACTCCGGCTTGCCCGAGCGCCGTCCGATGCGTTGCAGGTCAAGGGGATCCACACCGCGTTCGGTGCAGCGCGCGAGCAGGTCACGCAGCTCGTTGGCGAAGCCGACGGTGCTCAACGCCGGCCGCAGGTGATGCGGCCACGCGATCGCCGACCGGTCGCCGTCCTCCACGTCGCCGGCGAGCAGTTCCCGCACAATGCCGTCCTGTTCGGCTGCGGTGATCAACCGCGGCGGCGGGTCGCCATTGCGCTGCGCCGCGAGTCGCAGGACCGCGAAGGCGTATGAATGCACGGTGCGCACCAGCGGTTCACGCACAGCGGTGTGCGAGCTCGCTCGCAGCAGTTCGGCGGTGATGGCAGCGCGGGCCCGCACCCCGAGGCGAGCCGAACCGGTCAGCAGTAGAACGGCTTCGGGCTCAGTGCCCGCGGCGATGTGCGCCGCCGCGGTCTGCACCAACAGCGTGCTCTTACCGGTGCCCGCACCCCCGATCACGCGCACCACGCCGCGCATGCCGGGCTCGGTGAGCGCGGTCGGGCTGAGATCGGTCTGTGGCGCGGACATGAACGCATGACACCACGGGGGTCCGACAAGTGGGCGGCACCGGATGCTGGCAGCATCAACACCTGTGACCGAACTCCTGCATGTTCACCGCTACGGTCCGCCGGGTTCGGCGCAGGTATTGGCCATCCACGGCCTGACCGGGCACGGGCAGAGGTGGCAGACGTTGGCGACGCAGCATCTGTCCGAGTTCGCGGTCGCCGCGCCGGACCTGCTCGGCCACGGTCGTTCGTCATGGGCGGCGCCGTGGACGATCGAAGCCAATGTGGCGGCGCTGGCCGGGTTGCTCGACGGGCCGGTCGTGGTTGTCGGGCATTCGTTCGGCGGTGCGATCGCGTTGAGTCTCGCTGCTGCGCGACCGGATTTGGTGTCGGCGCTCGTATTGCTCGATCCCGCAGTGGGGTTGGACGGCAGGTGGATGCGCGACATCGCCGACGACATGTTCGCCTCGCCGGACTATCCCGACCGCGCCGAAGCACGCGCGGAGAAGGTGAACGGGTCATGGGGCGAGGTGGACGCGAACGAGCTGGAGCGCGAACTCGACGAGCACCTGATCGACCTGCCGACCGGCCGGTGCGGTTGGCGGATCAGCATTCCCGCGATGATGGCCTACTGGAGCGAGCTCGCGCGTCCGATTACGTTACCGTCCAACGGTGTTCCGGTAACGCTGGTACGGGCGATGAAGACCGACCCGCCGTATGTCACCGACGACTTGCTCACAGGAATCGCCGACCGTCCCGACTTCACACTGATCGAATTCGATTGCGACCACATGGTGGCTCAAGCCCGGCCCGAAGAGACCGCGGGCCTGATCCGCGAGCGATTGAACTAGCGATGGCCGCGATCACCGACGAACAGGTCGAAGCGGTGCGCGCTCTGGTGGCGTCCATTCCTGCCGGTCGCGTGTCGACGTACGGCGACATCGCCGAGGCGGCAGGGCTTTCCAGTCCGCGCATCGTCGGCTGGATCATGCGCACCGACTCGTCGGACCTGCCGTGGCACCGCGTGATCACCGCGTCGGGGAAGCCCGCACCGCACCTGGCGACGCGTCAGCTGGAGCGGCTGCGGGCAGAAGGCGTGCTCGCGCACGACGGCCGGATACGGCTCAGCGAGGTTCGGCACACGTTCTGAGCACGTCGAGTGAGAACTGACGGCTGTGCTCGATACCGGGTCGCGACCAGGAATGCTATTTCGCGCGCAAAAGGCGCCCTAGAGCACCAGGCGCACCAACGCCGCCGTGCGAGCCAGTCCGGGGAACGCGGCAGCCGTCGACCGCGGGTGAAGCGCGTGCACCGCGATGCGGAACATCAGCGCGCGCAACAACATCTGCGGCCATTCGGGCAACGGGCTCCACCGTTCGATGAGCCCGTCGTCGGCTTCGCCCCAGGACAGCGCGTCGACCACGACGACGCCGGCCGCCCACGATGCCGGCCGCCAGTACGGGATGATGTCGGTGATCCCCGGCGCGGCGGTGCCCGCGAAAAGCACTGTGCCGTAAAGATCCCCGTGCACCAGTTGGCTGGGGCTCTTCGTCGGCCTGCGCAGCCCGGCGAGTTGGTTGAGCAGTTCGACCGAGCGCTGCCCGTCGGCCGAACCGGGCGCCACGCGTGCGCCCGGCGGCAGCGAATGCAGCGGGCGTTCCTCCCACGCTGCGCGGTCGGCGGCGATGAACACGTCGACGTCGGCCCACGGCGCCACCGGCGGCTGTGTCAGAAACCTCGGGCGTTCCAGCTTGGCCGTCGCCTCGTGCAGCCGCACCGCGGCCGAGACCACCTCGTCGTGGCGCGGCTCCGGGGTCCCCGCTACGAAGGTATCCGCGCGCCAGCCGGCGACCACGTACCGTCCGTCGGTGGAGCGCACGGGACGCGCCAACCGCACTCCGTCGACGAACAACGTCTCCCGCACCTTGGCCGACCAGGCGGCCCGGGCATGGTCGGCGACCATCGACAGCACGACTTCGCCGCAGCGCCAGCCGCCTTCCCAGCTCGATCCGAGAGGAACCGGCGCAACGCCGGTCAGGCCGAACGCGGCCAGCACATGATCCGGTGGCCGTTCGACAGTCACCACCTCAGCGTAAGCCGAATACCGGCTAACCAGCCGTTAGTACATGACCATGTCGGGTTCGAGTTGGTTGCCCCAGGCCACGATTCCGCCCTGAACATGCATCGCGTCGGAAAATCCCGCCTTCTTCGCGATCGCCAACACCTCGGCGGAGCGCACCCCGGTCTTGCAGTAGAACACCGGCGTGCGGTCGACCGGCAGCCTCGCCAGCGCCTCACCCGACTCGAAGGAGCCCTTCGGGATCAGCTCGGCACCCTCGATGCGGTTGATGTCCCACTCGACCTGCTCACGCACGTCGATCAGGGCCAGCGGCTTGCCGGAATCCAGCAGCTCCTTGAGCTCGCGCGGGGTGATCGTGGAGTCGGCAGCGGCTTCGGCGGCGGCATCGGAGACGACGCCGCAGAACTCGTCGTAGTCGATCAGCTCGGTGATCTTCGGCGTCGAGGGGTCCTTGCGGATCTTGATGGTGCGGTACGTCATGTCCAGCGCGTCGTAGACCATCAGGCGGCCCAGCAGCGTTTCCCCGATTCCGGTGATCAGCTTGATCGCCTCGGTGCCCATCACCGACGCGACCGAGGCGCACAGGATGCCCAGCACGCCGCCCTCCGCGCAGGACGGCACCATCCCGGGTGGCGGCGGCTCCGGGTACAGGTCGCGGTAGTTCAGGCCCCGACCGTCGGGGGCGTCCTCCCAGAACACCGAGATCTGGCCCTCGAACCGGTAGATCGAGCCCCACACATACGGCTTGTGCGCCAGCACCGCGGCATCGTTGACCAGATAGCGCGTGGCGAAGTTGTCGGTGCCGTCCAGGATCAGGTCATACTGCTCGAACAGCTCGACCGCGTTGTCGGGCTCGAGGCGGAACTGGTGCAGCCGGACGTCTACCAGCGGGTTGATGTCGAGGATCGAGTCACGGGCGCTTTCGGCCTTGGACCGGCCGATGTCGGACTGGCCGTGGATGATCTGGCGCTGCAGGTTCGACTCGTCGACCACGTCGAACTCGACGATTCCGATCGTGCCGACGCCGGCCGCGGCGAGGTACAACAGCGTCGGCGAACCCAGCCCGCCGGCGCCGATGACCAGCACCCGGGCGTTCTTCAGCCGCTTTTGCCCGTCCAGGCCGAGGTCCGGGATGATGAGGTGGCGGCTGTAGCGCGCAACTTCCTCGCGGGTGAGTTCGGCCGCCGGTTCGACCAGCGGCGGCAACGGTGTCGACACCGAGAAATCTCCTTGTTTGACGTCTGCAGACCATCTCAGCAGGTACGACTTTCAACAGCAATGCGACCTCAGCGCTTCCCGCACGCTCGCCGGCTGTGAGCGTGCGGGAAACGCTGGAAAACGTCGGCGTGTCGTGTGCAAACCCGCACGTTCGCGCAGAAGACGCAACGGAGGGGGTGACGCAGGTCTCGCTCAGGCGATCGGGTACGGCCAGGGGTTGGGCTTGCAGGTGTGGTTGTCCGGCTGCACCGACTGCGGGTCGAACCGCGCGGCATCGTTGTTGTTGGTCGAGAAGGTCTGCTGCATCATCACCGGCGCCAGCTGATCGTTACCCCCGCACGGCTCGTGCCGCTGATAGCCGATCGCGTGGCCGACCTCGTGGTTGATCAGGTACTGCCGATACGAGCCGACGTCGCCCTGAAACGGCACCGCGCCGCGCACCCAGCGCGCCTCGTTGATGAACACGCGCGGCTGGCCGTCGGCGTAAGCCGGGTTGTAGCAGGACGCCTCCAGCTGGATGTCGTATCCGCAGCCTTCGCGAACGGTCATCGGCGTGCTCAGCGAGATGCGGAAGTCGGGCTCGCCGCCCGACGCCGCGTCGAGGCGGATGAACGCGAACTGCGGATTGTGCGTCCAGCTCTTGGGGTTGGCCAGCGTCTCGCTGACCATGCGGGCGAACGCCTCATCGCCGCCGAACGTCGCGGTGTCGATGCCGTTTTCGACCTCGACGGTGTATCTGAACACCTTCGCGGTGCCCTGCCCGACCTGGGCCGTGGTGCCCGGCACGATGTGCCACGTCTTGGCGCCGGCTTGGGTGAACGGCCCGCCCTGAGGCAGGATTCCGGTCGGCAGGTTCGCGTCGAACTGTGTCAGCCCTTTCGGCGGCGCGCCGATGATCGCCGTGCTGGCCACCCCGATGGTCGGTGGACCCTGCACCGGGCCCTCGGCCTGCTTGGGCGCGGGCGCGCTGGTGCCGGTGATCGTCTGGTACACCACGACCGCGGTCACGACGACGAGGACCGGCAGCGCGTAGGCCCGCCAGCCGTAGGTGGAAAGGAAGCGGCCGAGCCACGTCTGCTTGCGAATCCCGCGGTGCTCCTCGCGATTGGACCTGACCCGTCCCGAGCTCTCGGCGAGCGGGTCACGTTGAGCGCGCAGCGGCTCGCGCCACTCGTCGCGCAGCACGGGCACGCGGCCGCCGCCGCGACGCTCTGGACCCAGTTGTCCTCCTCGCGTGCGGGAGTCGTAGGTCACCGAAACAGGATGACACAGGCCAGCGCCGTCGAACTTCCGGCGCGCCACCGTCGGCTGGAGTCGCTGTGAGCCGTGCCTCACGTGCGCGCATTGCCAACGGTAGTAGTGTCATTGCGAAAAACTACAGCCAGATGACGCCAGATGAAGGAAGTGATGAGCGATCTCGCCAACACCGCCGCGAGGAGAGGCGCACAGCCGGGCAGCGGCGAAGTGTTGAACCGCCGGGGCAGCAGACTGCCGCGCGATGAGCGCCGCGGCCAACTCCTGGCCGCTGCCAGCGAGGTTTTCGTCGATCGCGGCTACCACGCCGCAGGGATGGACGAGATCGCCGACCGTGCCGGTGTGAGCAAACCCGTTCTCTACCAACACTTCTCGTCGAAGTTGGAGCTGTATCTTGCGGTGCTGGCCAGGCACGTGGAAAACCTGGTGTCCGGAGTGCGCCAGGCGCTGCGCACCACCACCGACAACCGCCAGCGGCTGCGCGCCGCGGTCCAGGCGTTCTTCGACTTCATCGAGCATGACGGCCAGGGCTACCGGCTGATCTTCGAGAACGATTACGTCAACGAACCGCAGGTCGCCGCGCAGGTGAAGGTGGCGACCGAAGCGTGCACCGACGCGGTGTTCGACCTGATCAGCCGGGATTCGGGGCTGGAGGCGCACCGCGCCAGGATGATCGCGGTCGGCCTGGTGGCGATCAGCGTGGACTCCGCGCGGTACTGGCTCAACAACGAACGACCGATCTCGAAGGACGCCGCGGTCGAGGGCACGGTGCAGTTCGCCTGGGGCGGCCTGTCACACGTGCCGCTTACCCGGTCTTAGCCCCGAGTCCGACCCCGAAGCCGACGCGCCGAACATCGGCGGCGCCGATCTCCACGTAGGCGATCTTGGACGTCTGCACCAGGAAACGCCGACCCTTCTCGTCGGTCAGCGCGAGCACGCCCGAGTCCTTGGCCAGCGCGTCGGTGAACAGTTTCTCCACCTCGCTTGGTGTCTGCGCGCTGTTGAAGCTCAGCTCGCGCGGGCTGTCCGTGACACCGATCTTGACCTCCACGCCGTGGTCCCTTTCCGTTGCACCGAAGAACTTGACGCAAGGCTAATGGACGGCGCGCCGCGCGCAGCGCGGCGGTGAGTTCGCGGTCGGCGAAGCTCCGAGATCAACGGCGACCGAACCGAGTCCGGACCGTAACCAACACACCAGCCGCTGAACCTCACCCGTCACTCCAGCATCGATAGCATCAGGCCCGGCAACAATTTCCGTGCCCCACACGACCCGGGAAAACCCATATGAACAGGCCTTACACTGCGCATTCACCGTATTCGCTGACCCCGACCGAACGGATCCCCAGCTACGCCGGATACGCCGGACCACCCGCCGCGGACCTCGATTACGAGCACGACGGGATGCCGGCGCCCGAGGAGTACGAGGACTACGACGAGTACGAACAGCAGTACGACGAGGAGCGCATCGATCGGCGCTGGATGTGGGTGGCCGGGATCGCCGGCGTGATCCTGTTCATCGCAATCGGAACCACCGGCATCATCCTCGGCGGCGGCGACAGCGGTTCGGTGTCAGCCACCGCGACCTCGGATGCACCCACGCTGTCGAGTGCGCCGGCCACCACGACCGCCCCGCGGGCCGGCGGCACCCAGCCCGTCCCCTCGTCGCTGCCGCCGGAGACGGTCACGACTGTCAGCCCGACCGCCGAGACGACCGCGCCACCCACCTCGGCCCAGCCCGCGGCCGTCCCGCCGCCTGCACCGGTATCACCGCGCACCATCACCTACCGGGTGACGGGCAACCGCCAGCTGATCGACCTGGTGACGGTGATCTACACCGACGGCCAGGGCGCCCTGAGGACCGAGGTCAACGTCGCGCTGCCGTGGGCCAAGCAGGTGGTGCTCGAACCCGGTGTGGAGCTCAAGTCGGTCACCGCGACCAGCGTCGCCGGCCAGCTGAACTGCAGCATCACCGATGCGGCGGGCACGCTGATCACCGCGCAGAACAACAATTCGATGATCGCCAGCTGCACCCAGTAGCGCAGTCACGGCGGGGGTCAGGCCAGCCCGAGCTCCTGCATGCGGGAGGTGTGTGTGCGCTGCAGCCGGTCGAAGAACTCGGTCAGTTGCGTCAGCCCTTCGCCGCTGGCCATCACCAGATCGACCAACTCGTCGTGATCGGCCAACACGAACTGCGCCTGGGTGATCGCCTCACCGAGCAGGCGACGCGACCACAGCGCGAGCCGGTGCCGCTGCTTCTCGCTGGCCGTCACCGCCGCGCGCACCTCGGCGACGACGAACTGCGAGTGGCCGGTCTCCGACAGCACCGCGCGCACCACTTCGGCGACCTCGGCGGGCATCGAGTCGGCGATCTCGAGGTAGAAGTCGGCGGCCAGAGCATCGCCGACATATGTCTTGACCAAAGCCTCGAGCCAGGTGCTCGGAGTGGTCAGCCGGTGGTAATTCTCAAGTGCTGACGCGTATTTCGTCATCGCCGGCACGACGTCCACTCCGCGGCGCTCGAGCGCGTCCCGCAGCACCTCGTAGTGGTTCATCTCGGCGGCCGCCATGCTGGCCATGTTGATGCGTCCGCGCAGGTTCGGCGCCATGCGCGCCTCGTCGGTGAGCCGGTAGAACGCCGCCACCTCGCCGTAAGCCAGCAGCGCGAAAAGTTCGTTGACGCCGGGATGCTCGGCCGACACACCTGACGTCGCCGAGTCGGTTTGCCCGGGTGCCGGTGGCGTCGAGTTCATGGGCCCAACTCTAAACGTCACCGCGCCTGGCCGGTCGGGCGAACATCACCAGGTATGATGGTTTCGGGCAGCGGCATTGAAGAAAGCTCGCCGCCACCCAAGAAATGTGCGTGCACGCAGTCGGCCCGCCTACCTCAGCGCCGGGCTCTGGTCTTCACTGGCCATTACTTTTGTCGAACTCGTGCGCGCGTGGAAGCCATGAGGATGACAATTGAAAGGCCTCGTTTTCGCGTATGACGCATCTCAATCCCACATTTGCTGAACTCGGAGTCCGCGACGAAATCGTGCGCGCACTCGCCGAGGACGGCAAGCAACATCCATTTGCCATTCAAGAGCTGACCATGCCGATGGCGCTGGCCGGCGACGACCTGATCGGCCAGGCCCGCACCGGCATGGGCAAGACGCTGGCCTTCGGTGTGCCGATGCTGCAGCGCATCACCACCGACGCCGACCGCCCCCTGACCGGCGTCCCGCGGGCGCTTGTGGTCGTGCCCACCCGCGAGTTGTGTCTGCAGGTGTACGGCGACCTGGCGGCCGCCGGGAAGTACCTCACGGTCGGCGACCGCAAGCTGTCGGTCACCTCGATTTACGGCGGACGGCCCTACGAGGGCCAGATCGAGGCGCTGGAGAAGGGCGTCGACGTCGTCGTCGGAACGCCCGGTCGCCTGCTCGACCTGGCCCAGCAGGGGCATCTGAAGTTGGGCGGACTGTCCATGCTGGTGCTCGACGAGGCCGACGAGATGCTCGACCTCGGCTTCCTGCCCGACATCGAGCGGATCCTGCGCCAGATTCCCGACAGCAGGCAATCGATGCTGTTCTCGGCGACGATGCCGGACCCGATCATCACGCTGGCCCGCACCTTCATGAACCAGCCGACGCACATCAGGGCCGAAGCTCCGCATTCGGCGGCCACCCACGACACCACCGAGCAGTTCGCCTACCGTGCGCACGCGCTGGACAAGGTGGAGATGGTCGCCCGCATCCTGCAGGCCGAGGGCCGCGGCGCCACGATGATCTTCACTCGCACCAAGCGCACCGCGCAGAAGGTCGCCGACGAACTCGCCGAGCGCGGGTTCAAGGTCGGCGCCGTGCACGGCGACCTCGGCCAGGCGGCCCGCGAGAAGTCGCTCAAGGCGTTCCGCACCGGCGATGTGGACGTGCTGGTCGCCACCGACGTCGCCGCCCGCGGCATCGACATCGACGACATCACCCACGTGATCAACTACCAGATCCCCGAGGACGAGCAGGCCTACGTGCACCGTATCGGCCGCACGGGCCGCGCGGGAAAGACCGGAATCGCGGTGACGCTGGTGGACTGGGACGAACTGGCACGTTGGACGATGATCGACAAGGCGCTCGGCCTCAACACACCCGATCCCGCCGAAACGTACTCCAGCTCGCCACATCTCTACAGCGAGCTGGGCATCCCCGCCGACGCCACCGGCAATGTCGGTGAGCCCGTCAAGGTGCAGAGCAAGCGCGCCCCGACGGAGAAGGCGGCCGACCGCCCCGCCCGCACCCGCGACCGGACCCGTCGCCGCACGCGCGGAGGCAAGCCGGCCGGCGGGCATCCCGAAGCGTCCACCTCACCCGAGCAGGAGTCCAGCGACGCCGGCGACAGTTCCGGTGACGTGGGTCCGGCCAAGCGTCGACGCCGGCGTCGGCCGCGCAAGGCCCCGGCCAGCACCGGCTAGCGAGGCGC
This window harbors:
- a CDS encoding ATP-dependent helicase, whose translation is MSAPQTDLSPTALTEPGMRGVVRVIGGAGTGKSTLLVQTAAAHIAAGTEPEAVLLLTGSARLGVRARAAITAELLRASSHTAVREPLVRTVHSYAFAVLRLAAQRNGDPPPRLITAAEQDGIVRELLAGDVEDGDRSAIAWPHHLRPALSTVGFANELRDLLARCTERGVDPLDLQRIGRRSGKPEWLAAGQFAQAYEQIMLLRSAVGMAAPQATIPALGAAELVGAALEAFGTDAELLAGERSRVKLLLVDDAQQLDPQAARLVRVLAQGAELTVLAGDPNQAVFGYRGADPALLRGDEAAIVLTESRRCAPAIADAITGVARRLPGADKGRVLTGTPGPAGTLAVRIAASPHAEAALIADALRRAHLVDGVPWSQMAVIVRSVPRLGAAVARTLAAAGVPVDMPSSTPVGQQPAVQALLTVLAATAQGLDVERASALITGPIGRVDPVSLRQLRRALRRFDGSRPPRDFGDLLVEALQHGVDGLPDNLARPLSRVRRVLVGARRSADDGDDPRYTLWQAWHRSGLQRRWLAASERGGPSGAQADRDLDAVTALFDVAEQYVNRTPAASLRGLIDHVAGLGLPAREHGGDVEAVAVLSAHAALGREWEFVVIAGMQEGLWPNTIPRGGVLATQELVDVLDGVTAEGDRGVSTRAPLLAEERRLLIAALGRARGRLLVTAVDSDSGDESMLPSAFCHELAEQAGDAVPDITTPVTAPRMLAPAALVGRLRGVVCAADGAADDDVRACAATQLARLAAAGVPGADPAQWQTMTPLSSEEPLWSGDDHTVTLSPSTLQMLTDCPLRWLLERHGGADGRDVRSAVGSLVHALVADPGRTESQMVNVLEKLWPRLPFDSRWYADNELGRHRAMLATFAQWRAQTRDELTEVGSEVAVDGVVVDCDDGAPDVRVRGRVDRLERDSEGRLVVVDLKTGKSPVTKDDAQSHAQLAMYQLAIAKGLLGHGESPGGGRLVYLGKTGAAGATQREQDALTAEKHTEWRDTVRRAAAATQGPEFVARINDGCSHCPVRSMCPAQTATGGVS
- a CDS encoding alpha/beta fold hydrolase; protein product: MLAASTPVTELLHVHRYGPPGSAQVLAIHGLTGHGQRWQTLATQHLSEFAVAAPDLLGHGRSSWAAPWTIEANVAALAGLLDGPVVVVGHSFGGAIALSLAAARPDLVSALVLLDPAVGLDGRWMRDIADDMFASPDYPDRAEARAEKVNGSWGEVDANELERELDEHLIDLPTGRCGWRISIPAMMAYWSELARPITLPSNGVPVTLVRAMKTDPPYVTDDLLTGIADRPDFTLIEFDCDHMVAQARPEETAGLIRERLN
- a CDS encoding MGMT family protein — its product is MAAITDEQVEAVRALVASIPAGRVSTYGDIAEAAGLSSPRIVGWIMRTDSSDLPWHRVITASGKPAPHLATRQLERLRAEGVLAHDGRIRLSEVRHTF
- a CDS encoding TIGR02569 family protein yields the protein MTVERPPDHVLAAFGLTGVAPVPLGSSWEGGWRCGEVVLSMVADHARAAWSAKVRETLFVDGVRLARPVRSTDGRYVVAGWRADTFVAGTPEPRHDEVVSAAVRLHEATAKLERPRFLTQPPVAPWADVDVFIAADRAAWEERPLHSLPPGARVAPGSADGQRSVELLNQLAGLRRPTKSPSQLVHGDLYGTVLFAGTAAPGITDIIPYWRPASWAAGVVVVDALSWGEADDGLIERWSPLPEWPQMLLRALMFRIAVHALHPRSTAAAFPGLARTAALVRLVL
- the moeZ gene encoding adenylyltransferase/sulfurtransferase MoeZ, whose translation is MSTPLPPLVEPAAELTREEVARYSRHLIIPDLGLDGQKRLKNARVLVIGAGGLGSPTLLYLAAAGVGTIGIVEFDVVDESNLQRQIIHGQSDIGRSKAESARDSILDINPLVDVRLHQFRLEPDNAVELFEQYDLILDGTDNFATRYLVNDAAVLAHKPYVWGSIYRFEGQISVFWEDAPDGRGLNYRDLYPEPPPPGMVPSCAEGGVLGILCASVASVMGTEAIKLITGIGETLLGRLMVYDALDMTYRTIKIRKDPSTPKITELIDYDEFCGVVSDAAAEAAADSTITPRELKELLDSGKPLALIDVREQVEWDINRIEGAELIPKGSFESGEALARLPVDRTPVFYCKTGVRSAEVLAIAKKAGFSDAMHVQGGIVAWGNQLEPDMVMY
- a CDS encoding DUF3152 domain-containing protein; this translates as MTYDSRTRGGQLGPERRGGGRVPVLRDEWREPLRAQRDPLAESSGRVRSNREEHRGIRKQTWLGRFLSTYGWRAYALPVLVVVTAVVVYQTITGTSAPAPKQAEGPVQGPPTIGVASTAIIGAPPKGLTQFDANLPTGILPQGGPFTQAGAKTWHIVPGTTAQVGQGTAKVFRYTVEVENGIDTATFGGDEAFARMVSETLANPKSWTHNPQFAFIRLDAASGGEPDFRISLSTPMTVREGCGYDIQLEASCYNPAYADGQPRVFINEARWVRGAVPFQGDVGSYRQYLINHEVGHAIGYQRHEPCGGNDQLAPVMMQQTFSTNNNDAARFDPQSVQPDNHTCKPNPWPYPIA
- a CDS encoding TetR/AcrR family transcriptional regulator; translation: MSDLANTAARRGAQPGSGEVLNRRGSRLPRDERRGQLLAAASEVFVDRGYHAAGMDEIADRAGVSKPVLYQHFSSKLELYLAVLARHVENLVSGVRQALRTTTDNRQRLRAAVQAFFDFIEHDGQGYRLIFENDYVNEPQVAAQVKVATEACTDAVFDLISRDSGLEAHRARMIAVGLVAISVDSARYWLNNERPISKDAAVEGTVQFAWGGLSHVPLTRS
- a CDS encoding DUF3107 domain-containing protein, with translation MEVKIGVTDSPRELSFNSAQTPSEVEKLFTDALAKDSGVLALTDEKGRRFLVQTSKIAYVEIGAADVRRVGFGVGLGAKTG
- a CDS encoding ferritin-like fold-containing protein, encoding MNSTPPAPGQTDSATSGVSAEHPGVNELFALLAYGEVAAFYRLTDEARMAPNLRGRINMASMAAAEMNHYEVLRDALERRGVDVVPAMTKYASALENYHRLTTPSTWLEALVKTYVGDALAADFYLEIADSMPAEVAEVVRAVLSETGHSQFVVAEVRAAVTASEKQRHRLALWSRRLLGEAITQAQFVLADHDELVDLVMASGEGLTQLTEFFDRLQRTHTSRMQELGLA
- a CDS encoding DEAD/DEAH box helicase, whose translation is MTHLNPTFAELGVRDEIVRALAEDGKQHPFAIQELTMPMALAGDDLIGQARTGMGKTLAFGVPMLQRITTDADRPLTGVPRALVVVPTRELCLQVYGDLAAAGKYLTVGDRKLSVTSIYGGRPYEGQIEALEKGVDVVVGTPGRLLDLAQQGHLKLGGLSMLVLDEADEMLDLGFLPDIERILRQIPDSRQSMLFSATMPDPIITLARTFMNQPTHIRAEAPHSAATHDTTEQFAYRAHALDKVEMVARILQAEGRGATMIFTRTKRTAQKVADELAERGFKVGAVHGDLGQAAREKSLKAFRTGDVDVLVATDVAARGIDIDDITHVINYQIPEDEQAYVHRIGRTGRAGKTGIAVTLVDWDELARWTMIDKALGLNTPDPAETYSSSPHLYSELGIPADATGNVGEPVKVQSKRAPTEKAADRPARTRDRTRRRTRGGKPAGGHPEASTSPEQESSDAGDSSGDVGPAKRRRRRRPRKAPASTG